A genome region from Nocardia sp. NBC_01730 includes the following:
- the crcB gene encoding fluoride efflux transporter CrcB: MPGEPTEETIDADIAARGPAHRWQLWRTHGTVLLVVAAGGAFGALARYGLAQWLPARHGHVPWATFLTNVTGCFLIGVLMVAVTEIWAAHPLVRLFLGVGVLGGFTTFSTYVSEIRDLLRPGTIAVAFGYLAGTLICALLATLAAMWVTRAWYERLHHAREGSA; the protein is encoded by the coding sequence GTGCCTGGTGAACCGACCGAAGAAACGATCGACGCCGACATCGCCGCGCGAGGGCCGGCACACCGCTGGCAACTCTGGCGCACCCACGGCACCGTGCTGCTGGTCGTGGCAGCGGGTGGTGCCTTCGGCGCGCTGGCTCGCTACGGTCTCGCGCAGTGGTTGCCCGCCCGGCACGGCCATGTGCCGTGGGCCACGTTCCTCACCAATGTCACCGGCTGCTTTCTGATCGGCGTGCTCATGGTCGCGGTCACCGAGATCTGGGCGGCGCATCCGCTGGTCCGTCTATTCCTCGGCGTTGGCGTGCTCGGCGGGTTCACCACCTTCTCCACCTACGTCAGCGAGATCCGCGACCTGCTGCGGCCCGGCACGATCGCCGTCGCGTTCGGCTACCTGGCGGGCACGCTGATCTGCGCCCTGCTCGCCACGCTCGCGGCGATGTGGGTCACCCGGGCCTGGTACGAGCGCCTGCACCACGCGCGGGAGGGGTCGGCGTGA
- a CDS encoding cation diffusion facilitator family transporter, with protein MGHEHEHDHTHGHGVSVDADRRWLTVALVLIGGFMVVEVVVGLLANSLALLSDAAHMLTDAASIVLALGAIRLAARPARGKYTYGYKRAEILSAQANGITLLVLAGWLTYEAVRRLLEPPEVTGGLVVVTALVGIVVNIAATWAISKANRSSLNVEGAFQHVLNDLYGFIATAVAGLVVLFTGFARADAIATLIVVALMVKAGLGLVRESGRIFLEAAPAGVDPDVLGHRLVEIDGVDEVHDLHVWQITSGDIALSAHVLVRAGADCHGLRQRIERLLDHDYDITHTTLQVDHSHVIDAAPAADPQRLLPVLDDHCDDAHGPVHRDRPASTAGIGAP; from the coding sequence ATGGGACATGAGCACGAGCATGATCACACACACGGACACGGGGTGTCCGTCGATGCCGACCGGAGGTGGCTGACCGTAGCGCTGGTGCTGATCGGCGGCTTTATGGTGGTCGAGGTCGTGGTCGGTCTGCTGGCCAACTCACTGGCGCTGCTGTCCGACGCGGCGCACATGCTCACCGACGCCGCTTCGATCGTGCTGGCGCTCGGCGCCATCCGACTCGCCGCCCGTCCCGCGCGCGGCAAGTACACCTACGGTTACAAACGCGCCGAGATCCTGTCGGCGCAGGCGAACGGCATCACGCTGCTCGTGCTTGCCGGCTGGCTGACCTACGAGGCCGTCCGGCGTCTGCTCGAGCCGCCGGAGGTGACCGGCGGGCTCGTGGTGGTGACCGCGCTGGTCGGCATCGTGGTCAATATCGCGGCCACGTGGGCGATCAGCAAGGCGAACCGGTCCAGCCTCAACGTTGAGGGCGCCTTCCAGCACGTGCTCAACGATCTGTACGGATTCATCGCGACCGCCGTGGCCGGACTCGTCGTGCTGTTTACCGGATTCGCCAGAGCGGATGCGATCGCCACGCTGATCGTGGTCGCGCTGATGGTCAAGGCGGGGCTCGGGCTGGTGCGCGAATCCGGCCGGATCTTCCTGGAGGCGGCGCCCGCGGGCGTCGATCCGGACGTGCTCGGGCACCGGCTGGTCGAGATCGACGGCGTCGATGAGGTGCACGACCTGCACGTCTGGCAGATCACCTCCGGTGACATCGCGCTGTCGGCGCACGTGCTGGTCCGGGCCGGCGCGGACTGCCACGGATTGCGTCAGCGGATCGAGCGGCTGCTCGATCACGACTACGACATCACCCACACCACCTTGCAGGTCGACCACAGTCATGTCATCGATGCGGCACCAGCCGCCGACCCGCAGCGCCTGCTGCCGGTGCTGGACGACCACTGCGACGACGCCCACGGCCCGGTGCACCGCGACCGCCCGGCGTCCACGGCGGGTATCGGCGCGCCGTGA
- a CDS encoding transposase translates to MSADAPKCGIDLGLATFAVITSSDGATEGIHGPKPLKAAQRALKRVNRKLARSEPDSNNRARARERVARLHLRVAERRRDFLHKTTTRLARTKSAIAPSEREFAFTVFGATSSSPSRAAPR, encoded by the coding sequence GTGTCTGCCGATGCTCCGAAATGCGGAATCGACCTGGGGCTTGCGACATTCGCCGTCATTACCAGCAGCGATGGCGCCACCGAAGGCATCCATGGCCCCAAACCGCTGAAAGCCGCGCAACGCGCGTTGAAGCGAGTCAACCGGAAACTGGCCCGATCCGAACCCGACTCCAACAACCGGGCAAGGGCCCGCGAGCGTGTGGCCCGGCTGCACCTGCGGGTCGCCGAACGGCGGCGCGACTTTCTGCACAAGACCACCACCAGGCTGGCGAGAACCAAGTCGGCCATCGCGCCGAGCGAGCGCGAGTTCGCGTTCACCGTTTTTGGCGCTACGTCTTCGAGCCCGTCGAGGGCGGCACCGAGGTGA
- a CDS encoding L,D-transpeptidase produces the protein MATPRFRSGVIAGFALVMALVVAACSSSSTPKPAPGATGPAAAPIAITPGSGGENVDPLAPVQVSATDGMLTSVAMTNEQGKAVDGILTPDKTTWKPVEPLGYGHTYTVTAEGLTITGRIGPTSSTFATLKPNNQTKVYLTTTGGTPLADGGTFGVGTVVVAHFDEDIPDHTAAEKRLSVTTDPPVEGSWYWLDDRNAHWRPKEYYAPGTKVAVAANIYGQELGHGLYGQEDTKTTFAIGASHVSIADDNTKQIQVFENGKLIRTMPTSMGMGGREVIAGKTLTFWTQPGVYTVMDKANPVIMDSSTYGLPINSRLGYKEAIGWATRISTDGIYLHQLDSTIWAQGNTDVSHGCLNLSGENAQWFFTFAVPGDVVEIRNTGGAPLEVWQNGDWGLPWDQWVQGSALR, from the coding sequence ATGGCGACCCCCCGCTTCCGATCCGGTGTCATCGCGGGGTTCGCCTTGGTGATGGCGCTCGTCGTGGCGGCGTGCTCGTCCTCGTCGACACCGAAACCCGCGCCGGGCGCCACCGGCCCGGCGGCCGCGCCCATCGCCATCACGCCGGGGTCCGGCGGCGAGAACGTCGATCCGCTCGCGCCGGTCCAGGTGAGCGCGACCGACGGCATGCTGACCTCGGTCGCGATGACGAACGAACAGGGCAAGGCGGTCGACGGCATCCTGACCCCGGACAAGACGACCTGGAAGCCCGTCGAACCCCTCGGCTACGGACACACCTACACCGTCACCGCCGAGGGGCTCACCATCACCGGCAGGATCGGTCCCACCAGCTCTACGTTCGCCACGCTGAAGCCTAACAACCAGACCAAGGTGTACCTGACAACCACCGGCGGCACGCCGCTGGCCGATGGCGGCACGTTCGGCGTCGGCACCGTCGTGGTGGCCCACTTCGACGAGGACATCCCCGACCACACCGCCGCCGAGAAGCGGCTCTCGGTGACCACCGACCCGCCGGTCGAAGGCTCCTGGTACTGGCTGGACGATCGCAACGCCCACTGGCGCCCGAAGGAGTATTACGCCCCGGGCACCAAGGTCGCCGTCGCGGCGAACATCTACGGCCAGGAACTCGGCCATGGCCTCTACGGCCAGGAGGACACCAAGACCACGTTCGCCATCGGCGCCTCGCACGTCTCGATCGCCGACGACAACACCAAGCAGATCCAGGTCTTCGAGAACGGCAAGCTGATTCGCACGATGCCGACCTCGATGGGCATGGGCGGTCGCGAAGTGATCGCGGGCAAGACGCTCACCTTCTGGACCCAGCCCGGTGTCTACACCGTGATGGACAAAGCCAATCCGGTGATCATGGACTCCTCTACCTACGGCCTGCCGATCAACTCCCGCCTCGGCTACAAGGAGGCCATCGGCTGGGCAACCCGGATCAGCACCGACGGCATCTACCTGCATCAGCTCGACTCCACCATCTGGGCCCAGGGCAACACCGACGTCTCGCACGGTTGTCTCAACCTCAGCGGCGAGAACGCCCAGTGGTTCTTCACCTTTGCCGTCCCCGGTGACGTGGTGGAGATCCGCAACACCGGCGGCGCCCCACTCGAGGTCTGGCAGAACGGCGACTGGGGTCTGCCGTGGGACCAGTGGGTGCAGGGCAGCGCGCTGCGCTAG
- the crcB gene encoding fluoride efflux transporter CrcB, with translation MIVLLVVLGGAIGAPLRYLTDRAVQNRWDVLFPWGTFVVNLVGCLVLGGLTGAGSALSTPLFVLLGTGFCGALTTYSTFSYETVRLAERGAYFYAAMNVVVSVVAGLGTTLASYAAVHAVFG, from the coding sequence GTGATCGTGTTGCTGGTCGTCCTCGGCGGCGCGATCGGGGCGCCGCTCCGCTATCTCACCGACCGGGCGGTGCAGAACCGCTGGGACGTCCTGTTCCCGTGGGGCACCTTCGTCGTCAATCTGGTCGGATGCCTCGTGCTCGGCGGCCTCACCGGCGCGGGGAGCGCGTTGTCGACGCCACTGTTCGTTCTGCTCGGCACCGGCTTCTGCGGCGCGCTGACCACCTACAGCACCTTCAGCTACGAAACCGTGCGGTTGGCCGAACGTGGCGCCTATTTCTATGCCGCGATGAACGTCGTGGTCAGCGTTGTCGCCGGGCTGGGCACAACCCTCGCGTCCTATGCGGCGGTGCACGCCGTGTTCGGCTGA
- the glpD gene encoding glycerol-3-phosphate dehydrogenase — MSARLDPQYRTRAVASLGDTEIDVLVIGGGVVGAGAALDAASRGLTVTLVEARDFAAGTSSRSSKLIHGGLRYLEQLDFWLVREALRERRLLLHSLAPHLVRPVPFLLPLRHRVWERAYIGAGVALYDTIGGARALPMHRHLSRTRALESAPALRPDALTGAIRYFDAQVDDARHTMMLARTAAQHGATVLTRTKVTGLLRDSERVVGADVTDLETGRVHTIRARRVISATGVWTDEMNRMTGVEFPFHVRMSKGVHILVPRERLDLDTGLITRTEKSVLFVIPWDRHWIIGTTDTDWSLDRDHPTASDADVQYLLDHVNRVLREPLTRDDIVGTYAGLRPLLSGASADTATLSREHAVAEPAPGLFVIAGGKYTTYRVMAADVVDAAVEGLGRAVDPSVTERLPILGAVGYHELAADVDSLAQRRGLPKATVERLLGRYGSAIADLFDLIADEPELAEPLTGAPGYLGAEAVYAVTHEGALHLDDVLTRRTRISIEAADRGLAAAPAVAWLVGARLSWDAADTDREITRYRDRVHAELAANQAADDESANAARLVAVA; from the coding sequence GTGTCCGCACGATTAGACCCCCAATACCGCACCCGAGCAGTGGCTTCGCTCGGCGATACCGAGATCGACGTCCTCGTTATCGGCGGCGGCGTGGTCGGCGCGGGCGCCGCTCTCGACGCCGCCTCCCGCGGCCTGACCGTGACCCTGGTGGAGGCCAGGGATTTCGCGGCGGGCACCTCGAGCCGCTCCAGCAAGCTCATCCACGGCGGCCTGCGCTACCTGGAGCAGCTCGACTTCTGGCTGGTGCGTGAGGCGTTGCGGGAGCGCCGCCTGCTGCTGCACAGCCTCGCACCGCACCTGGTGCGGCCGGTGCCGTTCCTGCTGCCGCTGCGACATCGGGTGTGGGAACGCGCCTACATCGGTGCGGGTGTCGCGCTGTACGACACCATCGGCGGCGCCCGCGCACTGCCCATGCACCGACACCTGTCCCGCACGCGCGCACTGGAATCGGCGCCCGCGCTGCGCCCCGACGCGCTGACCGGCGCCATCCGCTACTTCGACGCCCAAGTCGACGACGCCCGCCACACCATGATGCTCGCGCGCACCGCGGCCCAGCACGGCGCGACGGTGCTGACGCGCACCAAGGTGACCGGCCTGCTGCGCGACAGCGAGCGGGTCGTCGGCGCGGACGTCACCGATCTGGAGACCGGCCGGGTGCACACCATCCGCGCGCGCCGGGTGATCAGCGCGACCGGCGTCTGGACCGACGAGATGAACCGGATGACCGGCGTCGAATTCCCGTTCCACGTCCGTATGTCCAAGGGTGTGCACATCCTGGTTCCGCGCGAGCGCCTCGACCTGGACACGGGGCTGATCACGCGCACCGAGAAGAGCGTGCTGTTCGTCATTCCGTGGGACCGGCACTGGATCATCGGCACCACCGACACGGACTGGTCGCTGGACCGGGACCACCCGACCGCCAGCGACGCCGACGTGCAGTACCTGCTCGACCACGTCAACCGGGTGCTGCGTGAGCCGCTGACCCGCGACGACATCGTCGGCACCTACGCGGGGCTGCGCCCGCTGCTGTCCGGTGCGTCGGCCGATACCGCGACGCTGTCACGGGAGCACGCGGTCGCCGAGCCCGCACCGGGCCTGTTCGTGATCGCGGGCGGCAAGTACACCACCTATCGCGTGATGGCCGCCGACGTGGTGGATGCGGCGGTCGAGGGGCTCGGCCGGGCGGTCGACCCGTCGGTGACCGAGCGCCTGCCGATTCTCGGCGCGGTGGGCTACCACGAACTCGCCGCCGACGTGGACAGCCTCGCGCAGCGCCGCGGGCTGCCGAAGGCGACGGTCGAACGCCTGCTCGGCCGCTACGGCTCGGCGATCGCCGACCTGTTCGACCTGATCGCTGACGAGCCCGAACTGGCCGAGCCGCTGACCGGGGCGCCCGGCTACCTCGGCGCCGAAGCCGTGTACGCGGTGACCCATGAGGGCGCCCTGCACCTGGACGACGTGCTCACCCGCCGCACCCGCATCTCCATCGAGGCCGCGGACCGTGGACTGGCCGCCGCACCCGCGGTGGCCTGGCTCGTCGGCGCTCGCCTCAGCTGGGACGCCGCGGACACGGACCGCGAGATCACCCGCTACCGCGACCGGGTGCACGCCGAACTGGCCGCCAACCAGGCGGCCGACGACGAGTCCGCGAACGCGGCCCGGCTGGTCGCCGTCGCCTGA
- a CDS encoding LCP family protein: protein MERERMPARRTAAQSDDDTIPFARISAPPRAAAPRHRRTDARRHPGTERHRRTLRAARIATRLVAAASALGILAGSGFAWSAKTDFDHGFTRTDAIGADAPRSLGGDLNILLIGLDTRKDQNGDDLPKTILDQLHAGDGEEGGYNANSLILLHIPADMKKIVAFSIPRDDYVPVSGIPGYDHAKIKEAYGLKKAATQAKLIASGEKDQVTLEREGREAGRASIVSTVRNLVGVPIDRFAEISLAGFYDLATTLGGVDVCLNHAVDDSYYSGATFPAGPQHLDGSEALAFVRQRHGLENGDLDRTHRQQAFLTSVAKSLQDSGTLTNIGKLSQLMDVAHRDVVLSDDWNLLDFARELGTAGAMSVEFRTLPVLRYDNIDGQDVNIVDAAAIKKEVRAAFDVDQPQPTSVRVPTSIVDVHNASHVAGRAGKLSSALAGRGYQQGTVANATYADGSTTTITYGTGAETDATQLADVLGGFTVTASPDVPAGHVKIVLGSDFSMPAEFDSTSADTASTPSGSAPPTPDAGKPVTTTIGNTVPCVN from the coding sequence ATGGAACGAGAACGGATGCCGGCCAGGAGAACCGCTGCACAGAGCGACGACGACACCATCCCTTTTGCCAGGATCAGCGCGCCACCGCGCGCCGCCGCACCCCGCCACCGCCGCACCGACGCCCGTCGTCACCCCGGAACCGAGCGGCACCGGCGAACCCTGCGCGCGGCCCGCATCGCGACCCGGCTGGTCGCGGCGGCCTCCGCCCTCGGGATCCTGGCCGGAAGCGGCTTCGCCTGGTCCGCCAAGACCGACTTCGACCACGGGTTCACCCGCACCGACGCGATCGGCGCGGACGCGCCCCGCTCCCTCGGCGGCGACCTGAACATCCTGCTGATCGGCCTTGACACCCGCAAGGACCAGAACGGCGACGATCTGCCGAAGACGATCCTCGACCAGTTGCACGCAGGCGATGGCGAAGAGGGCGGCTACAACGCGAATTCGCTGATCCTGCTGCATATTCCGGCGGACATGAAGAAGATCGTTGCGTTCTCCATTCCGCGTGACGACTACGTCCCCGTCTCCGGCATCCCCGGCTACGACCACGCCAAGATCAAAGAGGCGTACGGCCTGAAGAAGGCCGCCACCCAGGCCAAGCTGATCGCCTCGGGAGAGAAGGATCAGGTCACCTTGGAACGCGAGGGCCGGGAGGCCGGACGCGCGTCTATCGTGTCGACCGTGCGCAACCTGGTCGGCGTCCCGATCGACCGCTTCGCCGAGATCTCGCTGGCCGGGTTCTACGACCTCGCCACGACACTCGGCGGCGTGGACGTCTGCCTGAACCACGCCGTGGACGACAGCTACTACTCGGGTGCCACCTTCCCGGCCGGACCGCAGCATCTCGACGGCTCCGAGGCGCTGGCGTTCGTCCGGCAGCGCCACGGCCTGGAAAACGGCGACCTCGACCGCACCCACCGCCAGCAGGCGTTCCTCACTTCGGTGGCCAAGTCGCTGCAGGATTCCGGGACGCTGACCAATATCGGCAAGCTCTCCCAGCTGATGGACGTGGCGCATCGCGACGTCGTGCTCTCCGACGACTGGAACCTGCTCGACTTCGCACGCGAACTGGGCACGGCGGGGGCGATGTCGGTCGAGTTCCGCACGCTGCCGGTGCTGCGCTACGACAACATCGACGGCCAGGACGTCAATATCGTCGACGCGGCGGCCATCAAGAAGGAGGTGCGCGCCGCGTTCGACGTCGACCAGCCGCAGCCTACCTCGGTGCGCGTGCCGACCAGCATCGTCGATGTACACAACGCCAGCCACGTCGCAGGCCGGGCCGGCAAGCTCTCCTCCGCGCTGGCCGGCCGCGGCTACCAGCAGGGCACCGTGGCCAACGCCACCTACGCCGACGGCTCCACCACCACGATCACCTACGGCACCGGCGCCGAGACCGACGCCACCCAGCTGGCCGACGTCCTCGGCGGATTCACTGTCACCGCGTCACCCGACGTCCCGGCCGGCCACGTCAAGATCGTCCTCGGAAGCGACTTCTCCATGCCCGCCGAATTCGACTCGACCTCTGCGGACACCGCATCCACGCCGAGCGGTTCCGCTCCGCCGACGCCCGACGCGGGCAAGCCGGTCACCACCACCATCGGCAACACGGTGCCCTGCGTGAACTAG
- a CDS encoding class I SAM-dependent methyltransferase yields the protein MTRPAEFWNTVYDNDTAPWVIGAPQPAIVALERDGWIRGRVLDPGSGAGEHTILLTRLGYDVLGVDMSPSAVAYARANAAEQKIPTAVFEVADALALGDRPDFAGDPPGSAPAFDTIVDSALFHVFGSEDEARAAYVRSLHAICKPGGAVHILALSDTEPGFGPRISDSVIRDSFRDGWEVEDLRPTRYRGRITDVVAQEAAQLDVSESGLVDVAAWLARIRRN from the coding sequence ATGACACGTCCCGCCGAATTCTGGAACACCGTCTACGACAACGACACCGCACCATGGGTGATCGGCGCACCACAGCCCGCCATCGTCGCGCTCGAACGTGACGGATGGATCAGGGGACGGGTGCTCGACCCCGGTTCCGGTGCGGGCGAACACACGATTCTGTTGACGAGACTCGGTTACGACGTACTAGGTGTCGACATGTCGCCCAGCGCCGTCGCCTACGCCCGTGCCAATGCCGCCGAACAGAAGATCCCCACCGCCGTATTCGAGGTGGCCGACGCGCTCGCGCTCGGCGACCGTCCGGACTTCGCCGGTGATCCGCCCGGCTCCGCACCCGCGTTCGACACCATCGTGGACAGCGCCCTGTTCCATGTTTTCGGCAGCGAGGACGAGGCGCGAGCTGCCTATGTCCGCAGTCTGCACGCGATCTGCAAGCCGGGCGGCGCGGTCCATATCCTCGCTCTCTCGGATACCGAACCAGGGTTCGGCCCACGGATCAGCGACTCGGTGATCCGGGACTCCTTTCGCGACGGCTGGGAAGTCGAGGACCTGCGGCCTACGCGCTACCGCGGGCGGATCACCGACGTCGTGGCCCAGGAAGCAGCCCAACTGGACGTCTCCGAGTCCGGCCTGGTCGACGTCGCTGCCTGGCTGGCCAGGATTCGCCGCAACTAG
- a CDS encoding DUF72 domain-containing protein has protein sequence MWTHAAWQGRQLAQGERLRWYATWCNAVEGNTTFYATPSPRTVESWAAQSDPEFRFVIKLPKPITHERRLIGADEALRSFRTSMEPLGERIHALWVQLPSSFGPTDLGALAGFLRRLPAAYRPAVEVRHPAFFADEQAARRLEYVLSRVGAEWIPFDTTVLFDGPPTSAGEQEAAAKKPRLPRRTRALTEYPIVRYHGRDDIARTVEGWQQWVGVVTEWLCEGRSPTVFLHTPDNAEALGLARRFHDEVRARLPELDPLPEPTPTEPMTLF, from the coding sequence ATGTGGACGCACGCGGCATGGCAAGGGCGGCAGCTCGCACAGGGGGAGCGGCTGCGCTGGTACGCCACGTGGTGCAACGCGGTCGAGGGCAATACGACGTTCTACGCGACGCCGTCGCCTCGCACGGTGGAATCGTGGGCCGCTCAGTCCGATCCCGAATTCCGATTCGTGATCAAGCTGCCCAAGCCGATCACACACGAGCGCAGGTTGATCGGCGCCGACGAAGCACTGCGGTCGTTCCGCACCTCGATGGAGCCGCTCGGCGAGCGCATCCACGCGTTGTGGGTCCAGCTGCCCAGCTCGTTCGGCCCGACCGATCTCGGTGCGCTCGCCGGATTCCTGCGGCGGCTGCCTGCCGCCTACCGGCCCGCGGTAGAGGTCCGGCACCCCGCCTTCTTCGCCGACGAGCAGGCAGCGCGCAGGCTCGAATACGTGCTGTCGCGAGTCGGCGCCGAGTGGATACCGTTCGATACCACAGTGCTTTTCGATGGTCCGCCCACCAGCGCGGGCGAGCAGGAAGCGGCGGCGAAGAAGCCACGCCTGCCGCGCCGGACGCGCGCGCTGACGGAATATCCGATCGTGCGGTATCACGGGCGTGACGACATCGCACGGACTGTCGAGGGCTGGCAACAGTGGGTCGGCGTGGTCACCGAATGGCTGTGCGAAGGCAGGTCGCCGACGGTGTTCTTGCACACTCCGGACAACGCCGAGGCATTGGGCCTGGCCCGCCGTTTTCACGACGAGGTTCGTGCGCGGCTGCCCGAGCTCGATCCGCTCCCCGAGCCGACGCCGACCGAACCGATGACCTTGTTCTGA
- a CDS encoding winged helix-turn-helix transcriptional regulator, which translates to MLPLGVGIRAVAVQINGVLGDRWTILLIAEAFFGVHRFSDFARDIGITNRNLLTSRLRMLIDAGILTRTDHGGGRVDYRLTAAGRDLYPIVIAMMVWGDNHLIGPEGPPVVLEHRPCGHATSPVLVCDHCREPLDPRDVDATAGPGFQQPLGADEQVS; encoded by the coding sequence GTGTTACCGCTCGGCGTCGGCATTCGCGCGGTCGCGGTGCAGATCAACGGCGTGCTCGGCGACCGGTGGACCATTCTGCTCATCGCCGAGGCGTTCTTCGGCGTACACCGATTCAGCGATTTCGCCCGCGATATCGGCATCACCAATCGCAACCTGCTCACCAGCCGCCTGCGCATGCTGATCGACGCGGGCATCCTCACCCGCACCGACCACGGGGGCGGCCGCGTCGACTACCGCCTCACCGCGGCGGGGCGCGACCTGTATCCGATCGTCATCGCGATGATGGTCTGGGGAGACAACCATCTGATCGGACCGGAGGGTCCGCCGGTCGTCCTCGAACACCGCCCGTGCGGGCACGCCACCTCGCCGGTGCTGGTCTGCGACCACTGCCGCGAACCACTCGACCCGCGTGACGTCGACGCCACGGCGGGCCCGGGGTTCCAGCAGCCGCTTGGCGCCGACGAGCAGGTCTCCTGA
- a CDS encoding FMN reductase: protein MTRIAVVSAGLSQPSSTRLLADRLAAATDRALTASGRGATFDVVEVRGHAHELANNLLTGFAAGGLREVLDTVGAADGLIAVTPIFNASYSGLFKTFFDVLEPDSFTGMPVLIGATGGSSRHSLALEHAVRPMFSYLRAMVVPTSVYAASEDWASADADGLRARIDRAAAEFATVLGKARRTSDPSEDPVPFAQLLGTP from the coding sequence ATGACCCGCATCGCCGTCGTCTCCGCGGGCCTGTCCCAGCCCTCGTCGACCCGGCTGTTGGCCGATCGGCTGGCCGCGGCCACCGACCGCGCGCTGACAGCGTCCGGCCGGGGCGCGACGTTCGACGTCGTCGAAGTGCGCGGCCACGCCCACGAGTTGGCAAACAACCTGCTGACCGGATTCGCGGCGGGCGGACTGCGGGAGGTGCTCGACACCGTCGGCGCGGCCGACGGCCTGATCGCCGTCACGCCGATCTTCAACGCCTCCTACAGCGGCCTGTTCAAGACGTTCTTCGATGTGCTGGAACCGGATTCGTTCACCGGGATGCCGGTGCTGATCGGCGCGACCGGCGGCTCCTCTCGGCATTCCCTCGCGCTCGAGCACGCCGTGCGACCGATGTTCAGCTACCTGCGCGCGATGGTCGTGCCGACGTCGGTCTACGCGGCATCCGAAGACTGGGCATCGGCGGACGCGGACGGTTTGCGTGCTCGAATCGACCGCGCCGCAGCAGAATTCGCAACAGTGCTCGGCAAAGCTCGGCGCACTTCCGATCCGTCCGAAGACCCGGTACCGTTCGCACAGCTGCTCGGCACCCCCTGA
- a CDS encoding YceI family protein, which produces MTTGTTNALTAGTWAIDPTHSTLGFSVRHLMVSKVRGRFTDFSGKLVIGEDGTTSAEAEIRVDSVTTDNEQRDEHLRTADFFHAKDFPVATFKSTGFRVNGADFVVDGEFTIRGVTKPVSLDVEFLGVNPGMGHGPVAGFEAKTVINRRDFGITIDMPLPDGGAVIGDKITLSLEVEVGLQS; this is translated from the coding sequence ATGACGACCGGAACCACCAACGCCCTGACCGCGGGCACCTGGGCCATCGATCCCACCCACTCCACCCTCGGCTTCTCGGTACGCCACCTGATGGTCAGCAAGGTTCGCGGCCGCTTCACCGACTTCTCCGGCAAGCTGGTCATCGGCGAGGACGGCACCACCTCGGCAGAGGCCGAGATCCGGGTCGACTCGGTCACCACCGACAACGAACAGCGCGATGAACACCTGCGCACCGCGGACTTCTTCCATGCCAAGGACTTCCCAGTAGCCACCTTCAAGTCCACCGGGTTCCGGGTGAACGGCGCCGACTTCGTGGTGGACGGCGAGTTCACCATCCGCGGTGTCACCAAGCCGGTCTCGCTCGACGTCGAGTTCCTGGGCGTCAACCCCGGCATGGGCCACGGCCCGGTCGCGGGATTCGAGGCCAAGACCGTGATCAACCGCCGTGACTTCGGCATCACCATCGACATGCCGCTGCCCGACGGCGGCGCGGTGATCGGCGACAAGATCACGCTGAGCCTCGAGGTCGAGGTCGGCTTGCAGTCCTGA